The stretch of DNA GCTGCGCCGTCAGGGGTTTGAAAACCTAGCGGAAATTAGAGAAGCCATTTTAGAAACCAGCGGCAGCATTACCGTGGAGCGAGCCACCGATTTACCCACCCCCGTTGAGGCAGAACTGCTGCGCCGGCTCGATCGTATCGAGCAGCGGCTCCGGCAGCTATAGCGGTTTAGTCAAGATCCCCAAGGCGATCGGGAGGCCAAAACCGGAATACGGCGCGGCCAATCAGATGGTCAGCCGGCAAAAAGCCCCAGTAGTGAGAATCAAAGCTCTTGTTGCGGTTGTCGCCTAAAACTAGATAAGAATCATCAGGCACCGTCACAGGCCCATACTGGTAGTCGGGCTTAGCCGCGATGTAGGGCTCTGACTGGGGCTCGTTGTCGACGTAGAGCTGGCCGTTTTTGACCTCAATCACGTCTCCCGGTAGACCAACCAGCCGCTTAATGAAGGCCTCGTTCTGGCCTAGGGCGTCGGGGGGACGAAACACTACGATGTCGCCCCGCTGGGGATCGCCAAAGTCATAGCTCACCTTGTCGATGATCAGGCGATCGTTGATTTCCAGAGTGGGCAGCATTGAGCCCGAGGGAATGTAGCGCGCCTCAGCCACAAAGGTGCGAATGCCCAGGGCCAGCAGCACGCTAAGACCTAGGGTTTCGACGGTTTCACGCAAAATTCCTTTGCCTCTGGGGGCCGAAGGGCGGGGAGGGGTAGAGCTGGAATCGATCATGACTGACTCACTTACAGGGGGTGAAAGCTAATTTTCGCTGAGGCAGGGTCATTGTTGACATAAACAAGGCCAATCACGCCATCGTCGCTGCCACAATGCTAGCGGTAAATAATCCGGTGAGCATAGGTGACCTCAAGAATGCTCTGGAGGTAGCTAGCCATAACGACACGATCGCGGTTGTGATTGAGCCAATCATAGGCGATAGAACCAGGAGACTTAGCGTGCAGTAGGTCAAAATTACCAGTGAATGCTGTTTCCCTAGCCCAGCCGATAGAGGAAACAGCTGATGTGCTGCTTAAATAGGTGGACCATCCTATCGATACGATTGATTTCTACCCATGGATTCTAGGCTATGGGCTATGTATGTCATTACAGTGGCATGACTGTGACAAAGCAATCGATTTAGGCCCTATGCAACCAGGCTGAAACGCTAGCGACACAGTATTGCCACAACCGCTGTTTACGCTTTGCCTTCAAATTGGACTGTCCTGATTAGCCCACTGCGGCTACTGATGGGCAAGACCAACGCTCCCTCACACTAGGAAACTTGCTATGACCTCACCACTGCTCAGCCGGTTGGTTAGCTTCGTGCAAACCGAATTTGGGGTATCCAACGAAGAAGTGGCTACCGCGTTCCACCACAGTGACTCTGCCACCCAGCTGCCAATGATTCTCTGGCAGTATGGCTTTATCAACACAGCTCAGCTCGACGCACTGTTTGCCTGGCTAGAACGGGCCAGATTTCGCTCCGTTGAGGGGTAGAGCGATTAGGGTTTGGCCAGCGATCGTAGGTTCTCCATGCCGCCGGTCAACCGACTGGGTTAGCCCCTGAGGATGGCTCAGAGGGTTGATAAATCTCCTCAAAGATTCGCTTGATTGCTCCCGCCAGCGGCACGGCCAGCAGCAACCCCAACACCCCCGCGATCTGGGAGCCAATCAACAGCAGCACCAAAATCCACACGGGGTTTAGCCCAATGAGATCGCCCAAAATTTTGGGGGCAACGGCATTATCAATCACCTGATCAACCAGCAGAGCCACCACTACTAGCTCTCCCCCTAGCAAAATGCTGTGAAAACTCACGATGATGGTAGCCGTAAAGATGCCCACAACATCGCCAAACGGAATCAGCGTCATCAGGCCAATGCCGATGCCAAACACAAGCCAATAGGGAATGTGGAGCAGAAAGAAGACGGTCGTTAGACTG from Nodosilinea sp. FACHB-141 encodes:
- the lepB gene encoding signal peptidase I, whose amino-acid sequence is MIDSSSTPPRPSAPRGKGILRETVETLGLSVLLALGIRTFVAEARYIPSGSMLPTLEINDRLIIDKVSYDFGDPQRGDIVVFRPPDALGQNEAFIKRLVGLPGDVIEVKNGQLYVDNEPQSEPYIAAKPDYQYGPVTVPDDSYLVLGDNRNKSFDSHYWGFLPADHLIGRAVFRFWPPDRLGDLD
- a CDS encoding DUF2949 domain-containing protein, whose amino-acid sequence is MTSPLLSRLVSFVQTEFGVSNEEVATAFHHSDSATQLPMILWQYGFINTAQLDALFAWLERARFRSVEG